Proteins from a genomic interval of Numenius arquata chromosome 18, bNumArq3.hap1.1, whole genome shotgun sequence:
- the PAFAH1B1 gene encoding platelet-activating factor acetylhydrolase IB subunit beta, with product MVLSQRQRDELNRAIADYLRSNGYEEAYSVFKKEAELDVNEELDKKYAGLLEKKWTSVIRLQKKVMELESKLNEAKEEFTSGGPLGQKRDPKEWIPRPPEKYALSGHRSPVTRVIFHPVFSVMVSASEDATIKVWDYETGDFERTLKGHTDSVQDISFDHTGKLLASCSADMTIKLWDFQGFECIRTMHGHDHNVSSVAIMPNGDHIVSASRDKTIKMWEVQTGYCVKTFTGHREWVRMVRPNQDGTLIASCSNDQTVRVWVVATKECKAELREHEHVVECISWAPESSYSTISEATGSETKKSGKPGPFLLSGSRDKTIKMWDISTGMCLMTLVGHDNWVRGVLFHSGGKFILSCADDKTLRVWDFKNKRCMKTLNAHEHFVTSLDFHKTAPYVVTGSVDQTVKVWECR from the exons AAATCGAGCGATAGCAGATTACCTTCGTTCTAATGGCTACGAAGAGGCATATTCggtttttaaaaaggaagctgAGTTAGATGTG AATGAAGAGTTAGATAAGAAGTACGCtggacttctggaaaaaaaatggacatcTGTTATAAGATTACAAAAGAAG GTAATGGAATTGGAGTCGAAGCTGAATGAAGCTAAGGAAGAATTTACATCAGGTGGACCTCTTGGTCAGAAAAGAGACCCCAAGGAGTGGATTCCTCGTCCTCCAGAGAAGTATGCCTTGAGTGGACATAGGAGTCCTGTCACTCGAGTAATTTTCCATCCAGTTTTCAGTGTTATGGTCTCTGCTTCAGAGGATGCCACAATAAAG GTGTGGGATTATGAGACAGGAGACTTTGAACGAACCCTTAAGGGACATACAGACTCTGTGCAAGATATTTCCTTTGACCACACTGGCAAACTATTGGCCTCCTGTTCTGCTGATATGACCATTAAGCTATGGGATTTCCAGGGCTTTGAGTGCATCAGAACTATGCATG GTCATGATCATAATGTTTCTTCAGTAGCCATCATGCCCAATGGAGATCATATAGTTTCTGCCTCAAGGGATAAAACTATCAAAATGTGGGAAGTCCAGACAGG TTACTGTGTGAAGACTTTCACAGGACACAGAGAATGGGTGCGCATGGTGCGACCTAACCAGGATGGCACCCTAATTGCCAGTTGTTCTAATGACCAGACAGTGCGTGTTTGGGTGGTAGCAACGAAGGAATGCAAAGCTGAGCTCCGAGAACACGAGCACGTGGTAGAATGCATTTCCTGGGCTCCTGAGAGCTCATACTCCACCATATCAGAAGCTACGGGATCAGAG ACTAAGAAGAGTGGCAAACCTGGGCCTTTTCTGCTGTCTGGATCCAGAGACAAGACCATTAAGATGTGGGACATTAGCACTGGCATGTGCCTTATGACACTT GTGGGCCATGATAACTGGGTACGTGGCGTTCTGTTCCATTCTGGGGGAAAATTTATTTTGAGCTGTGCCGATGACAAGACTCTACGTGTCTGGGACTTCAAGAACAAGCGATGCATGAAAACCCTCAATGCGCACGAACACTTTGTTACCTCTTTGG ATTTCCACAAGACGGCACCGTATGTGGTTACTGGAAGTGTAGATCAAACAGTAAAAGTGTGGGAGTGCCGTTGA